The following coding sequences are from one Haploplasma axanthum window:
- a CDS encoding heavy metal translocating P-type ATPase translates to MKRKLKIDLMSLIISVVFMAIAYFVKDEIIEIIFWSLAFIIGGRSKAVEGVKKTIEEKSLNVEFLMILSALAAFFIGNYQEGSVLIFIFALSGVLEEYVLNKSSDALESLMKLIPETAIKIQDDREMIVNINDLIISDIVLVKVGQQVPADGIIVKGSTVIDESMITGEYMPVAKEINSTVLSGTINQASAIYVKVSSSAKDSSMQKIIDFIQKAQSEQTKTEIGIEKFEKYYVYVILIAAVLMMFLPPFFKIWDFNTSFYKGIVLLVVASPCALVASVSPVMLSTMSRATKEGVLIKGANAIQKLSNVKTIFFDKTGTITAGYPNVISIDLYAPNKDQILSYIYHIEKQSNHPLAKSIVAYLEDKILIKNMELKTIEQKGRGMASVIDNQEYFVGKTNFNDIRIKEQQEKGYTTSEITLNDALIGIISFSDKIRENVGSTIKKMQGIYIETIMLTGDNQFNANSIAKNIGIDRVIANCLPEDKVKEIRKAKTNGMVAMIGDGINDGPSLTVADVGIAMGSGSDVALETADIVLMNNNIEKIPEIIKLSKKAKSIYTQNIIFSITVIIALIFMNIFGIVKLPLGVVFHEGSTILVILNGLRMLSIKKQ, encoded by the coding sequence ATGAAAAGAAAATTAAAAATTGATTTGATGAGTCTCATTATTTCTGTTGTATTCATGGCTATTGCTTATTTTGTAAAAGATGAAATTATTGAAATTATTTTTTGGAGTTTAGCTTTTATCATAGGTGGAAGATCAAAAGCTGTTGAAGGCGTTAAAAAAACAATTGAAGAAAAATCATTAAATGTCGAATTTCTCATGATATTGTCTGCTTTAGCTGCGTTTTTTATTGGTAATTATCAAGAAGGCTCAGTATTAATATTTATATTTGCTTTAAGTGGTGTGTTAGAAGAATATGTCCTTAATAAATCAAGTGATGCATTAGAGTCTCTCATGAAGTTAATTCCGGAAACAGCGATTAAAATTCAAGATGATAGAGAAATGATTGTGAATATCAATGACTTAATCATTAGCGATATCGTGTTAGTAAAAGTCGGTCAGCAAGTTCCAGCAGATGGTATCATTGTTAAAGGTTCAACGGTCATTGATGAGTCAATGATTACTGGGGAATATATGCCAGTAGCTAAAGAAATAAATAGCACGGTTCTTTCAGGAACAATTAATCAAGCTTCGGCCATTTATGTTAAGGTCAGTTCCTCAGCAAAAGACTCTTCAATGCAAAAAATTATTGATTTTATACAAAAGGCTCAAAGTGAACAAACAAAAACAGAAATTGGTATCGAAAAATTTGAAAAATATTATGTGTATGTCATTTTAATAGCCGCCGTCTTAATGATGTTCTTACCACCGTTTTTTAAGATTTGGGATTTTAATACATCGTTTTATAAAGGGATTGTTTTGCTTGTTGTGGCAAGCCCTTGTGCTTTAGTTGCCTCAGTTTCACCGGTGATGCTTTCAACAATGAGTAGAGCAACGAAAGAAGGTGTTCTAATTAAAGGTGCTAATGCCATCCAAAAACTGTCCAATGTTAAAACAATTTTTTTTGACAAAACAGGCACAATTACTGCCGGTTATCCTAACGTTATTTCAATAGATTTGTATGCCCCAAATAAAGACCAAATATTATCATATATATATCATATCGAAAAGCAATCCAATCATCCACTTGCAAAATCTATTGTTGCTTATTTGGAAGATAAGATATTAATTAAAAACATGGAACTCAAAACCATTGAACAAAAAGGTCGAGGTATGGCATCTGTTATTGATAATCAAGAATACTTTGTGGGTAAAACAAACTTTAATGACATCCGGATTAAAGAGCAGCAGGAAAAAGGTTATACAACATCTGAAATCACTCTAAACGATGCGTTGATTGGTATTATTTCATTTAGTGATAAAATTAGAGAAAATGTAGGTAGTACGATTAAAAAGATGCAAGGTATATATATAGAAACAATCATGTTAACAGGAGATAATCAATTTAATGCAAATAGCATCGCAAAAAATATAGGCATTGACCGCGTGATTGCCAACTGTTTGCCTGAAGATAAGGTTAAAGAGATTAGAAAAGCAAAAACAAATGGGATGGTAGCAATGATTGGTGATGGCATTAATGATGGGCCGTCGCTTACAGTAGCTGATGTCGGTATCGCCATGGGTTCTGGAAGCGATGTGGCGTTAGAAACCGCTGATATCGTTTTAATGAATAATAACATAGAAAAAATACCCGAAATCATTAAATTATCAAAAAAAGCCAAAAGTATTTACACACAAAATATTATATTTTCAATTACAGTTATTATAGCCTTAATTTTTATGAATATTTTTGGTATCGTCAAACTTCCTCTTGGTGTGGTGTTTCACGAAGGTAGTACAATTTTAGTCATTTTAAATGGCCTTAGAATGTTATCAATTAAAAAGCAGTAA
- a CDS encoding IS3 family transposase, with protein MRKVELKAMEQMKYEIIKNLVTNNGNKLNAANVAENVLARDFMATKPNEKWLSDITEFKATNGRKLYLCAIMDLFYNSVVAYTLSTTANNEQLYKTFKKALKLNPGASPLFHSDRGYQYTSIQFKKMLEEQGITHSMSRVGKCIDNGPIENLWGIIKTEMFYINKFNNTIEIEKAVNDYIEFYNNMRLQSKLKSQTPMEYRNLAI; from the coding sequence ATGAGGAAGGTAGAGTTAAAAGCAATGGAACAAATGAAGTATGAAATAATAAAGAACTTAGTAACTAATAATGGTAATAAGTTAAACGCAGCAAATGTAGCTGAAAATGTTTTAGCAAGAGATTTTATGGCAACAAAACCTAACGAAAAGTGGTTAAGTGACATTACTGAATTTAAAGCAACTAATGGTAGGAAATTATATCTATGTGCAATTATGGATTTATTTTATAATTCAGTAGTAGCTTATACATTAAGCACTACTGCAAATAATGAGCAATTATATAAAACATTTAAGAAAGCTTTAAAACTAAATCCAGGTGCAAGCCCATTATTTCACAGTGATAGAGGTTATCAATATACAAGTATTCAATTTAAAAAAATGTTAGAAGAGCAAGGTATAACCCATAGTATGTCTAGAGTTGGTAAGTGTATAGATAATGGACCTATTGAAAATCTTTGGGGAATAATAAAAACAGAAATGTTTTACATTAATAAGTTTAATAATACAATTGAGATAGAAAAAGCAGTTAACGATTATATTGAGTTTTACAATAATATGAGACTGCAAAGCAAATTAAAAAGCCAAACTCCTATGGAATATAGGAATCTGGCTATCTAA
- a CDS encoding carbohydrate kinase family protein — MKKIVSFGELLIDFIPHEKETRLKEVNNFTKHAGGAPANVSVAAYKNGSDSYFVGQVGNDSFGEFLIDELNNQGLNTNYILKTSEANTSLAFVTLAKNGERDFVFYRNPGADQLYKIQDLPKELLEGSIFHFCSVSLDDYPIKDAHFAAINYVRETNGFISFDPNLRISLWNDLEKYRSVINDFIPLSDLIKVSDDELEFITGIKDQNKAIKALFVGNVKYVILTLGKEGSRIYLNGTDEVYEAKSFKVIPVDTTGAGDAFIGTFLSELNKRKLIIDKTNAEEILTISNATAALVTTKYGGIVSIPNYIEVKEFIKNK, encoded by the coding sequence ATGAAAAAAATCGTTAGTTTTGGAGAACTTCTAATTGATTTTATTCCACACGAAAAGGAAACAAGATTAAAAGAAGTTAATAACTTTACTAAACATGCTGGTGGTGCACCAGCAAACGTTAGTGTTGCTGCTTATAAAAATGGTAGTGATTCATACTTTGTAGGTCAAGTAGGTAATGATAGTTTTGGAGAATTTTTAATTGATGAATTAAATAACCAAGGACTAAATACAAACTACATATTAAAAACAAGTGAAGCTAATACTTCCCTTGCATTTGTAACACTTGCTAAAAATGGTGAAAGAGATTTTGTCTTTTATAGAAATCCAGGGGCTGATCAACTTTATAAAATCCAAGATTTACCAAAAGAATTACTAGAAGGTTCAATCTTTCACTTTTGCTCAGTATCATTAGATGACTATCCAATTAAAGATGCCCACTTTGCAGCAATTAACTATGTGAGAGAGACTAATGGTTTTATTAGTTTTGACCCAAATCTTAGAATATCACTTTGGAATGATTTAGAAAAATACCGTAGTGTAATTAATGACTTTATTCCATTAAGTGATTTAATTAAAGTATCTGATGATGAATTAGAATTCATTACAGGTATTAAAGATCAAAATAAAGCAATTAAAGCTTTATTTGTTGGAAATGTTAAATATGTAATCTTAACATTAGGTAAAGAAGGTTCAAGAATCTATTTAAACGGAACCGATGAAGTTTATGAAGCTAAATCATTTAAAGTAATCCCAGTAGATACAACAGGTGCAGGAGATGCATTTATTGGAACATTTTTATCAGAATTAAATAAAAGAAAATTAATAATTGATAAAACTAATGCAGAAGAAATACTAACTATTAGTAATGCCACTGCAGCTTTAGTTACTACAAAATATGGGGGAATTGTTTCAATTCCAAACTATATTGAAGTAAAGGAATTTATTAAAAATAAATGA